Proteins from a genomic interval of Burkholderiales bacterium:
- a CDS encoding short-chain dehydrogenase/reductase: MDLNLKGLTALVTGASRGIGFAIAQGLAREGCHLHLAARTAADLEAARKKILDECEVRVGCHALDLSESASIAKLAERCGQVDILVNNAGGIPAARLSEIDDARWRKAWDLKVFGYINLTREIYNAMKAKRRGAIVNVIGISGERLRQDYIAGSTGNAALMAFTRTLGGESVDHGVRVVGVNPGQIDTDRLRSRYEGRAKAELGDGNRWRELIRNAPFGRLARADEIADAVVWLASSRASYVSGTILTVDGGRAVRNT, encoded by the coding sequence ATGGACCTGAACCTCAAAGGACTCACCGCGCTCGTCACCGGCGCCTCGCGCGGCATCGGCTTCGCGATCGCACAAGGCCTTGCGCGCGAGGGCTGTCACCTGCATCTCGCCGCGCGCACCGCGGCGGACCTCGAAGCGGCCCGCAAGAAGATCCTCGACGAATGCGAGGTGCGGGTCGGCTGCCACGCGCTCGATCTCTCCGAAAGCGCGAGCATCGCCAAGCTCGCCGAGCGCTGCGGCCAGGTCGACATCCTCGTCAACAACGCCGGCGGCATTCCCGCGGCGCGCCTGTCCGAGATCGACGATGCGCGCTGGCGCAAGGCCTGGGACCTGAAGGTCTTCGGCTACATCAACCTCACGCGCGAGATCTACAACGCGATGAAGGCGAAGCGCCGCGGCGCGATCGTCAACGTCATCGGCATCTCGGGCGAGCGGCTGCGCCAGGACTACATCGCGGGCTCGACCGGCAACGCCGCGCTGATGGCGTTCACCAGGACGCTCGGCGGCGAGAGCGTCGATCACGGCGTGCGAGTGGTCGGCGTGAATCCCGGACAGATCGACACCGACCGCCTGCGCTCGCGCTACGAGGGGCGCGCGAAAGCCGAGCTCGGCGACGGCAATCGCTGGCGCGAGCTCATCAGGAACGCGCCTTTCGGCCGCCTCGCGCGCGCCGACGAGATCGCCGACGCGGTCGTGTGGCTGGCGTCGTCGCGGGCGTCGTACGTGAGCGGGACGATACTCACCGTCGACGGCGGACGCGCGGTGAGGAATACGTGA
- a CDS encoding tripartite tricarboxylate transporter substrate binding protein, whose protein sequence is MTVWGFCAPALAQTPYPAKPLRIVVPFPPGGGVDLLARIVGGKVAETWGQPLVVDHRPGASATLGADLVAKSPPDGHTLVLVTTSFAMTPGLQKVPYDPVRDFTPLTLIAVVPNIVMIHPSLPARNLKELVALARARPGQLTYASSGYASVPHLVMEMLRMTVRGLDLTHVPYKGNSQALTALLTGEVTIAGTALPSAMPHIVNGRLKPIAITSAKRSGAVPQVPTLAESGAQGYEYASDFGLLLPARVPPEVVAKLHNEIARTLRMTDVADKLNAQGYEISGAGPEEYAAKIRADLVKWAKVIRAAKLRQE, encoded by the coding sequence ATGACCGTTTGGGGTTTCTGCGCGCCCGCGCTTGCGCAGACGCCCTACCCCGCCAAACCCCTGCGCATCGTCGTCCCCTTCCCGCCCGGCGGCGGAGTCGATCTGCTCGCGCGCATCGTCGGCGGGAAAGTCGCGGAGACCTGGGGCCAGCCGCTCGTCGTCGATCATCGTCCCGGCGCGTCGGCGACGCTGGGCGCCGATCTCGTGGCGAAGTCGCCGCCCGACGGCCACACGCTGGTGCTCGTCACCACGAGCTTCGCCATGACGCCGGGCTTGCAGAAAGTGCCTTACGACCCGGTGCGCGACTTCACGCCGCTCACGCTGATCGCGGTCGTGCCGAACATCGTCATGATCCATCCGTCGCTGCCGGCGCGGAACCTGAAGGAGCTCGTGGCCCTCGCGCGCGCCAGGCCGGGACAGCTCACCTACGCCTCGTCGGGCTACGCGAGCGTGCCGCACCTCGTGATGGAGATGCTGCGCATGACCGTGCGGGGGCTCGATCTGACGCACGTGCCGTACAAAGGCAATTCGCAGGCGCTGACCGCGCTGCTCACCGGCGAGGTCACCATCGCCGGCACCGCGCTGCCTTCGGCGATGCCGCATATCGTCAACGGCAGGCTCAAGCCCATCGCGATCACGAGCGCGAAGCGCTCGGGCGCGGTGCCGCAGGTGCCCACGCTCGCCGAGTCGGGCGCGCAAGGGTACGAGTACGCCTCCGACTTCGGCCTGCTGCTGCCCGCGCGCGTGCCGCCCGAGGTCGTCGCCAAGCTGCACAACGAGATCGCACGCACGCTCAGGATGACCGACGTCGCCGACAAGCTGAACGCGCAGGGTTACGAGATCTCGGGCGCAGGGCCGGAAGAATACGCCGCGAAGATCCGCGCGGACCTCGTGAAATGGGCGAAGGTCATACGCGCGGCGAAGCTGCGGCAGGAGTGA